The genome window AGCAGCTGCTGGTTCAGATGCACGTATGGCCGGTTCGACAATGCCAGTAATGGCTAACTCAGGAAGTGGTAATCAAGGGATTGCCGTAACGATGCCTGTAGTAGCCGCAGGTGAGAAATTAAATGCTTCGGAAGAAGAGCTAATTCGTGCTGTTACGTTAAGTCATTTATTATCGATTTACATTAAAAATCAGTTTGGACGTTTGTCTGCACTTTGCGGTGTAACAGTTGCTGGTGCAAGTGCATCGGCTGCTATTACGTATTTATTAGGTGGAGATATTGAAAAGATAAAGTATGCAATCCAAAATACACTTGGAAATGTGACAGGGATGATTTGTGACGGAGCAAAAGCAGGATGTGCGATGAAAGTAGCAACTTGTTCAAGCGCAGCTGTACAATCTGCACTGTTAGCCTCACAAGGAATGTGTATCTCTGCTACAGATGGATTTATCGAAGCAGATGTTGAAAAAACAATTGAGAACTTTTGCCGATTAGGAAATGAAGGTTCATCGAATATGGATAAGATCATGCTAGAGATGATGATTAATAAAAGAAAATAGTAGTGATGTATCACCGTGGATGTTATTAATAATCAGTAGAGTCCATGTACATCCTACTGAATAAACTATAATCATACAGCAAACATTTCATTTGAAATTGTATTATCCGACCAATCTATAGGTTAGAAGGAGGAAGTATGTATGAATCTAGTATATATTGCAGTCAATATGGTTGTCATGTTAGTCATGTTAGGTATTTTATATCGAATGCAGAAAAAGTATGTTTCCTTCACAAAGCGGGTATTTACGGGGTTAGGAATGGGCATCGTCTTCGGTACCATTTTACAGATTGCATTTGACGGGAATTCATCCGTCGTTAAAACAACAACAGAGTGGTTTAATTTAGTTGGTGACGGTTATGTAGGATTCTTAAAGATGATCGTCATGCCACTTATTATGGTATCAATTATTTCAGCTATTACGAATTTAAAGTCTTCTAATGGCTTAGGGAAGATGTCAGGTTTTATTATAGGAATGTTAATTTTTACGACAATGATTTCAGCAGGTGTAGGTATCGCTTCATCGAACTTATTTAATTTAACTGCAGAGTCTATTCAAGCAGGTGATGCTGAGACTGCTAGAGGTGAACTTTTAGAGCAAAAATTAACAGAAGTAGAAAATCAAACAATTCCACAAAAGGTACTTCAATTTATTCCAACAAATCCGTTCTTAGATATGACAGGTGGCCGTCCAACATCGACATTAGGTGTTGTTATTTTCTCCGCTTTTGTTGGGGTAGCGGCACTACAAATAAAGCGAAAAAACCAGAACAAGCAGAGATGTTCAGTAAAATTATCAATGCATTGTATGCAGTCGTTATGCGTATCGTAACATTAATTTTACGCTTAACACCATACGGGGTATTAGCATTAATGACAAATACAATTGCTAAAACAAACGTAGATGGTCTCTTAAATTTATCTACATTTGTTATCGCATCCTACGTTGCAATCGCTGCAATGTTTATCATTCACGGATTATTAGTTTCGCTAGTTGGTTTAAATCCAATTACGTTTTTCAAAAAGCATTACCAACATTAACATTTGCTTTTACATCAAGAACTAGTGCGGGTTCTATTCCATTAAACATCGAAGCGCAAACACAAAAGCTAGGTATTAGCGATGGCGTTGCTAACTTCTCTGCTTCATTCGGAGCTTCCATTGGTCAAAATGGTTGCGCAGGAATTTATCCAGCAATGTTAGCAGTGATGATTGCACCGTCGGTTGGTATTAATCCGTTAGATCCTGCGTTTCTCTTTCAACTTGTTGTTATTGTAGCGATCAGTTCCTTTGGGGTAGCTGGTGTCGGAGGAGGAGCAACATTTGCGGCGTTAATCGTTCTTTCATCTATGAATTTACCTGTAGGATTAGCTGGTCTCTTAATTTCAATCGAGCCGTTAATTGATATGGGACGTACGGCTTTAAACGTAAGTGGTTCAATGACAGCTGGTGCCGTATCAGCGAAAGTACTAGGAGAAATCAATATGGATACGTATAACGATATCGATGTAGAAGAACAGCATATTGCATGAGAAAATAGAACAGATAATGGAGAATAAAAAATGCATCGTTCCTTTTATTCTCCTTCATGAAAGGAAGTAATAGAGATGAAAATTGTCATCATCGGTGGAGTAGCAGCTGGTATGAGCGCAGCCGCGAAAGCGAAACGTATCATGCCAGGTGCCGAAGTGGTTGTATATGAAAAAACGGATGTTGTGTCATTTGGTGCATGTGGGTTACCATATTTCGTTGGTGATTTCTTCCAAGACCCTAATGAGATGGTAGCAAGAACTGCAGAGAAATTCCGTGAAACTGGGATTGATGTGAGAGATAAGCATGAAGTTGTTTCGATTCAACCAGAGTCGAAGACATTACGAGTAAAAACCTTACAACGAACGAAGAGTTTGAAGATACATATGATCGTTTAATGGTTGCAACGGGAGCAAGTGCAGTAATCCCGCCAATCGAAAATGTTCGTCTCCAAAACGTGTTTACGTTAAAGAGTATGGAAGACGGTTTAGGCTTGAAAGAAGTAGCAATGAAAGAAGAGAACAAACATATCGTTGTGATCGGCGCAGGGTATATCGGTATTGAAGTAGTGGAGGCGATGAAGGAATTAGGGAAAGAAGTTCGCCTCATTCAACTTGCTGATCGTGTGCTATCTGATTCCTTTGACAAGGAAATTACGGATGTTATGGAGGAAGAGTTACGAGGACACGGTGTACATGTTCATTTAAAAGAAGCTGTGAAAGCATTTAACGGAACAGAAAAAGTAGAAGAAGTAGTAACAGACAAAGATAGTTACAAAGCAGACGTAGTTGTCATTGCAACTGGTGTACGTCCAAATACACAATTCCTACAAGATACAGGAATTGATATGCTTCGTAACAGTGCAATTAAGATTGATGAGCATGGAAGAACTTCTGTAGAGGATATTTATGCTGCTGGAGATTGTGCTTCGGTGTATCACCTTGTACGCGACGAGCATGTGTATATTCCACTAGCAACAACAGCGAATAAAATTGGTCGTATTGTTGGGGAGAATTTAGCTGGACTAAACAACTCATTCCCAGGTACGTTAGGATCTGCATGTGTGAAAGTCATGCATGTAGAAGCTGGACGTACTGGAATTTCAGAAGAAGAAGCGAAACGATTAAGTATCAGCTATCATACTGTCATTATTCGTGACAAAAACCAAACGAGCTACTATCCAGGTCAGGAAGATATTTTAGTGAAGCTCGTATACGATGCAGATACGAAAGTGATTTTAGGTGGTCAAATCGTCGGGAAGCAAGGTGCTGTATTACGTGTCGACGTATTAGTAGCAGTGATTGCGAAGAAGATGACAACAGAAGAGTTAGGTATGTTAGACCTTTGTTACGCGCCACCATTTGCTAGAACATGGGATGTATTGAATGTAGCAGGGAACGTAGCGAAATAAGTCGGATGTATATGTATAGTAAATGAATATAGGGAGGAATTTCAGATGGAAAAGAAAGTAGTATTTACAGAGAAGGCACCAGCAGCATTAGGTCCTTATTCACAAGCAATAAAAGTTAACGGGATGGTATACACTTCAGGACAATTAGGATTTGTTCCTGGAACGAGCGAACTATACACTACAGTAGAAGAGCAAACACACCAAGTATTTAAGAACTTACAAGCAGTATTAGAAGCAGCTGGTACTAGCTTAGACAAAGTTGTGAAAACATTAGTATTTTTAAGCGATTTTAATGATTTTGCGGTAGTGAACGAAGTATATGCACAGTATTTCGAAGGCGACTTCCCAGCACGTAGCTGTGTGGAAGTATCACGCTTAGTGAAAGATGCGCTAGTAGAAATCGAAGTAATTGCGATTGCTGAATAATTCAACATATGAAAGTGGAATAGACTGTTCCAAAAGCCCTTTTAAACGACTAAAACCCACAGAGTTGAACTGCACCCCAATTGTTAGACACAATTAATAATTGGAGGTGTAGTTTTTTGGAAAAATTTTCATTAGAAGATAAACTAGGGGTCCCAGTCACATCGCTATCAAGCTAAGCTCATGCAACGTCAATTATAGGAGTGAGTGTTTTTTCTAAAGACTATGTATAGATGATTTAAAGATTTGCATACGAAATAAACCCTATCGGGTTTCATTTTTTTGAATTAAGCCGCTTGGTTATCAGACATGGTACAATTGTAAACGACACCTAATATATCAAGGACGGTTTTCTTCTCATAGGGGTACCGCCCCATCGCCATCAAGTTAAGAAATTCTTTATGCCCAAAAACGAAAAAAATAAGATGCACCCTTATAAATAACTAACTGTAGAGAAACAAAATTTTTGTTTAGGGTCTACTAAAAAATCTTAACTTGATGGGCATGGGAATCAATCCTTAAACTGCTTGATTTATGAAATAACTTCGGATTAAAATAATAGCATAAATCAGTTTGAGGACAATATATACAATAAATATCTACTTTCCCTTTATCTACATTATTTATAGCTACCCCAGTTGTAGTGGAATAACTAGAGCGCAATCTGACTTCAAGAATCCCCTTCAGTAATATCCGAAAATAAAGCATCGGTAATATTTTCAGGATTGATAATACCCTCACCTTCTAAACAACAAGGGATAACTGTTCCGTTTGCTAAAATACCTGCTTGATTTCGAAGGTCATAACAGAAGTCCTTCCCATCATCCTCTTCTTCATGTAACGCAAGCCACTGAAATTCGTAATCTTGATTAATGAAGATGTGGTCCGCAATATCGTTCATCTTCAGTTTGAGTGACAAATACACCTAGTGCAAATTATAATGAATTTTTGAAAGCGTATTAATTTACGCGGAAAAGTAAGCTACAATAGAAAAAGAAAATAAACTACTATAAAACGAGAAGAAATAGAATTTATCGTCATGAATTTGAAAAACTATAGGGGTATAAGAAAATGAACAATAAACTTCATGAACTCAATAAACAAAAAAACCACTATTCGTTATTGTGTATGACCAATTGTATAAATTAATCACGGATGGAACATTCCCTCTAGGCAGTCAACTTCCAACAGAACCCGAATTGGCCAAGATATTTGGTGTGAGCAGAATGACATTAAGACATGCTTTGGCGCTTTTACAAGAAGATGGATTGGTTAAAAATATCCATGGAAAAGGAAATTTCATTACAAGATTTCATCATAATGAAAGTAGCGATGGCTTAGAGAAGCTGGGGAATCCCTTATATAAATGCTATACGGGAAAAATAGATGATATCGAACTTAATTTCCGAATTGACCTAGTAACGGACTATGCAATGCAAGTATTAAATCAACAAATGACTGCAGTGGTTGCGTTGGAACGCTGGTATAAAAATCACGATAAGATAGTAGCTTTTGCTTTTACTATGATGCCAATAGAAGCCGTTTCCAAATTGAACCTTGACTTACATAACGAGAAGCAGGTATTGGAAATGTTGGAGGAGAAAGTATATGAACTGGCTAACTCCTCTACCATTGAAATTAAACGTTCTAATTCCGCCAATACTCCGTCATTAAAATACCAAATTTTCCACGGGGAGGAATTTGATTTAATTTTAGAAAGTGTATATATCAGCGACAAATACCCTGTGGTTTATAATAAATACTATATACCAATAGAATTTAGTCAAATTAGGATTAAAGCATCTAAATAATCGAATGAATAATCCATTATCTCTTAGAAATTTCCATTCGTGGAGAGCTATAAGCGATAAAGTTCTATATTTAATTTGGAAGAATCTGCCTCAAAAGTTCCTTTAAATGACTAAAACCCACGTAGAAAATAAATTTTCTACGTGGGTTTTGTTGTTTTGGAAGTTTTGCTCTCAAACAAGTGCTTCTTTTCCGCTTGTTTGGGGAAGTTGTATGCTATGGCGACCAGCCCAAATTCAATCGTTACCTTCACCAATCCTCTTAGCGAGAATCAACGGAACGACCGATTGCCTTTGATATGACCGAACACACTTTCTTTTTCTCTTTTTGCTCCCTTATCTTGTTCCTGTTCTACTTCCGTTTTCGCTTGTTCCACCTGTTTTTCTACTTGTTTTACCACTTGTGCTAATTGTTCAGAGGTGACCTTTCGAATAGGTTTTTCTGAACTCACTAGTAATTGTTTATCCAGTTCAATCGCTTCTTCAATGTATTGAAATGTGCGCTGAATATTGTGTTGGAGCTTTTCGTTGTCTGTCGCTTTTTTCCATATGAAAGAATACTTATTGGCATTCGCTTCAATTTTTGTTCCGTCCAAAAAGTATTTCTCCATAGATATATAATTTTGTTTCAATAACAGTTGAATTAATTCTGTGAAAAGGGGTTCAATCCTATCCTTCATTCTTTCGGAACGGAAACGATTGGTTGTCCGAAAATCGGGCGTTTGTTGCCCAGATAGCCACATCATTGGTAGGTGTTCTCGTAATGATTTGGCAATATCACGACAAGAATAGATTTTTGGGTATACGCATAGAGGATTACCTTCGTCATCATTTTGGGATGATAAGAGCTACGACCGCCACCTTGATAACGAGAGAAGAATAAGTCATCACTTACTTGTTCCACTATGTCATGGATCACTCTTACCACATAATCTTCTGGGATTAAATCGCTATAGTCCATTGGTAGAATTAACCGACCCATGTTATTAATGAATGAAAGTAGCTGAATGGTTACTCATAAAAAAATCGTCTCCTATTTTTTGTTTGTGTGGTTACTTACAATTATAATGGGTGGGCGATTTTTTTGTAACAAAAAAGACAAATTCCAAAAGAAAGATGGGTTGTGAGCAAAGGAAAGGTATGATATCCTTTTCATTGTTCAGATGCATACAAGTTTTTAGACAACTATACAATATTGTATATCCCAAAGAGTCATCATGCATCGTCATGAAAGCGCAATCAAAAGGTAAGATGTTTTTGGTTGTTCATGAAAATGCGTCCTTGTAAGCATCATAAGAAGGAAAGGTATGATATCCTTTTCAATATTCAGGTGCATACAAGTTTTTAAATAACCAGATAATATTATATAGTTCAAGGAGTTATGATGCATCATCATGAAAGCGCAATCAAAAAATAAAATGTTTTTGGTTGTTTATGAAAACGTTTCCTTTTTAAACACCATAAGAAGGAACGAACAAAAATGGGTACAACTGTGCACAAGGAAGCCCCGCATATGAAACAAAAGGTGTAGAAATTACTGAAACCATCCTTTTACAAAAGGATCAATTGGTAGTTAAAGGCCAGACAATCATGACTCAGGAAGACAATTCCCTGAATAACAAGAAAAGAGGAATATAGCTATGTCTATAATTAATGAAGATGTGAGCATGAAGAAAACTCAGGAATATAGTGCTAAGAAAGCAGTGCCCGTTACCTTACTGTTATTTCTATTATGTTTGATAATTGACAATTCGTTTAAGATTATTTCTGTTGACATGGCAAAGGATTTTCACATTTCAGTGACAACAGTTAGCTGGCAAGCAACCCTAGCTGGCCTTGTAATTGGAATTGGGGCAGTGGTTTACGCAGCTTTAGCGGATTCCGTTAGTATCAGAAAACTTTTTAGCATTGGTATTATTTTAATATGTGTCGGTTCAGCCATGGGGTATATTTTTCAACACTCGTTTTTACTAGTTGTTATCTCACGAATTATCCAAACTGCCGGTTTAGCATCAGCTGAAACCTTATATGTGATATTTGTAACAAAACATTTACCTGCAAATGAACAAAAGAAATTTTTAGGATTAAGTACAAGCAGTTTTGCTCTTTCACAGCTTATAGGTGCATTAACTGGAGGTTATGTTTCAACATATTTCCATTGGACAACTCTGTTTTTACTTTCTTTAGTAACACTTTTCACCCTTCCTTTTATTTTAAAGTATCTTCCTAAGGAAGAAGCGAAAAACAGTAATGTAGATGTAGTAGGATTATTTCTAGTTGGATCCATTTCAGCATCCCTACTACTATATATTACCGATTTCAATTGGATTTACCTTCTCTTGTTTATTGTTGCAATTACCTTGTTCCTTACTTATATCAACAAGAACTCAAAAGCTTTTATCGGAATATCATTCTTTCAAAATAAACAGTTTATCTCATTGCTTGGAGTTGCTTTTATAATTTACTCTGTACAGTTAGCATATATTTTCTTATTTCCATTCTTACTTGAAAAGATTTATGGTTTGAAGCTAGATACCATTTCACTATTATTGATTCCAGGCTATATAGCAGCTACTATAATCGGGGCTCTTTCTGGAAAAGTTGCGAAGATTATGGGAAGCAGGCAATGTATTACAATCGCTATGTCTAGCATTATGGTCAGCTTACTATTAGGCGGATTCTTTGTAAAAACTTCTGTTGTTGTATTCATAATATCCATGATTTTATTCTCTAGTTCATTTGCATTCATGTATGCACCATTACTTGATTCTTGCATTTGTACGATTGAGAAAGAAAAAACAGGAACAGCAATCGGATTTTATAATTTAACACTTAATGTCGCTATGTCAATCGGAATTGCCTATACAGCCGCAATGATGGACCATTCCGCAATGAGAAAAAATTTCCTCGGGATTATAAGCAATCCGGATGCTTCCATGTTTAGTAATATCCTATTCATTCTCGTACTCATTACCCTTTTTAGTTTATCTCTGTACTGGGTATTAGTAGGACGAAAAGCGACAAAATAGATTTATAAAAACCTTAAAATGATTATTTCATGTTAGAACCCCATCCCCCATCGCTATCAAGCTAAGGTTTTACACTACCCATAAAGCCAAAAGACGTTATCCTTTCTGTAGAATTATAAGAAAGGATGGCGTTTCTTTAGGTTCTGGTGCAAAAACTCTAAGACTCTTGTAAGTAATCTCCTAAACTTGGAAATACTAATACTAGTACTCTAAAAAAGGGCGTGTTCAGTATGGGGTAGCACCACAGGTTCTGGTGCAAAAACTTCAGGACAATTGCAACGAATCTATAAATCTTGGACATACTGATACTATTACTCTACAAAAGGTGTGTGATCAGTATGGAAAAGGAAAATGTATTCAAATGGAAGCATTACCAGCCTGAGATTATCCTTCTTACAGTGAGATGGTACCTACGGTATAATCTCAGCTTTCGTGATTTGGTGGAAATGATGGAGGAACGGGGCTTATCCATTTCTCATACAACGATTATGCGTTGGGTTCATCAGTATGGTCCTGAATTGGACAAACGAATTCGTCGTCACCTCAAGCAAACAAATGACTCGTGGAGAGTCGATGAAACATATATCAAAGTAAAAGGTCAATGGATGTACCTGTACCGTGCTGTTGATTCGAAAGGAAACACAATCGATTTTTATCTAAGTAAATCAAGAGATAAACAAGCAGCCAAGCGCTTTTTCAAGAAAGCCTTGGCTTTTTCGTACGTTTCTAAACCTCGCGTGATAACAGTGGATAAGAACCCTGCCTACCCTGTAGCGATTCAAGAGTTAAAAGAAGAGAAACATATGCCTGAAGGTATACAACTAAGGCAAGTTAGATATCTCAATAATATAGTAGAACAAGACCACCGTTTTATTAAGAAACGTGTGCGTTCTATGTTGGGATTCAAGTCTTTTGACACAGCTACATTCATTCTTTCGGGAGTAGAAGCCATGCATATGATTAAAAAGAACAGATTGATTTACGGGATCAGTCTGTCCAAAATCAGAAAGAATTCATCCATCAATTGTTTGGGCATGCAGCATAAGATACGTTTCCGCTAGGAATATATACGCTTTATTCTCTTTTATTTTATCTTTGCACCAGAACCCAGCGCCTTAATTGATATAAGGTGGGACGTCCAGGATCTTGTTTCACTACATTCCAATCAGAATAAGTAGAACATTCCCTACTCTGAAACAATTGATCTATCTTTTGTTTTTCTTCAATCGTTAAAGCATCTGCTATGCATTGATATAAAGTACGATATGCTTCAGCATGTACGTGGTCTACAGCTCTTGTGAGTGTACTAAAAGCAGGAAGCTCATAGCTATGCTTGACTAATTCATCAATTGCAATATTAATGATATCGCTCTTTTCGTCCTTTTCCAATACAGATGTTTTCATAATATTAAACATAATTTGACGAGCTTGGTCATTAAATATTTTAGCTCGACGATATTCACGAATCATAGCGATTTGACGAATTCCTGTACCAGAACGATGATAAGAACTCCACTCTTCTCGCTCTGGTAGATCAAGCCTTGCTTTTCTCGCAATATGTTCAATAATAATTGGTGGAGTATCTCTGATTGGAAGAAAATAATTTAGACATTGGAATGTTTTTAACATTGTTAATAGACCCAACTGCGAAAACGAGTTACGTGCTTTCTGTTTTGCCCATGAAATTTCACTAGGTGTGGGTGAAAAAGTTTTTCTAATTCTGTAAAAGTTGGACAACTTTTTAATCTGGGATAAGCTGTTTCTTGCATACTAACCATAACGTGTCTCCTTTATTAACTAAATGAAATCTTATAGGCTTAATGACAAGGTAGCTGCTCTAGTCTGTAGTGTTTTTCCATTAAAAGTAAAATGCGATTTAATACCATGGTTTGAAATTGATTTAAGTGTCTTGCTCTTTTTTCAATTGTCGCTTAGCTCTTGTAAGCGTACTTTTCGAAATACCAGTCTTTTCTTCTACTTCTTTATAAGAATGATTGTTGAGGAGTGATAAGGCGTGTTCGATTTGTTTCTTTTGATATTTTTTAGGTCGCCCTTCCCTAAAGTCGGCCCGTAATTTAGCAAGTGCTTTTCCCTCTTGAGTTCTTTCGACAATCATATCACGTTCAAATTCTGCAAACGCACTCATAATGTTAAAAATAAGTCTTCCAGTTGGAGTATTTTCAACTAAGCCCATATTTAAAATATGCACTTTTACTCCTTTTTCAAATAGATTCTCAATCGTATGAATCCCGTCTACTGTTGACCTTGCAAAACGATCCAATTTCGTAACAATTAAAGTATCGCCCTCCTTTAATTGGGACAATAATTTTTGAAATTCTGGCCGATCTGTTTTTGTTCCAGTAAATTTTTCAGAATAAACACAATCACAATTTTCTTTTTCTAATGCTGCTATTTGATTTTCTAAATCTTGATTCAAAGTAGATACTCTTGCATAACCATATTTCACTAAAATGCACCTCTTTTTCACTTCACTTATGACTATAAGTTATGACACTAGCTAACACCCTTATGTAAATTTAGGAGATAAATTGCACTTGTTTTAAGTGCTATTTTGCACTATAGGTAAACATAAAAAAGCTATCAATTCCATGATAGCTTTTTTATGTTTATTTAATTCCGATAACCAAACTATCTCGTGCAGCTTCCACTACTTCAGTAGAAATAGTATTAAGATGATTAATCTCAAGTATTCTCTCAATCTGAGTGAAAAGCCTCTGTATAAGTCTGAAGTTTCCTCCAGTAATTTTAATGATACTTGTAATTGCTTCGTAATCAGAAAAATCTTCAAGTTTTATAGAAAGCCCTAGCTCTTTCCATTTATACTCTAAAATATGATGCGTTTCATCCTTACTTAGTTTATCGAATTCGTGAGCAAAACCAATTCTAGAATAAAGTTGAGGATATCGAGCTAATCGTTTCTCTATACCAGGCATTCCAATTAATATCATAGCTAGGTCATTACGGTCATAAATATCCCTGAGTTGTTCTAAATTTTGAAGTTTTAATCGATCAATTTCATCAACAATAATCAAGTCGATACCTTCATAAGCATTAGTAGTATACTCTTCTTCGCCTCTATTAATCATTTTATACATAGTTCTAACCAAGTTTATTCTAGTTCCAATAGTATAAATATCATCCGTCATTTTAGTAGC of Bacillus sp. DX3.1 contains these proteins:
- a CDS encoding cation:dicarboxylase symporter family transporter, producing MNLVYIAVNMVVMLVMLGILYRMQKKYVSFTKRVFTGLGMGIVFGTILQIAFDGNSSVVKTTTEWFNLVGDGYVGFLKMIVMPLIMVSIISAITNLKSSNGLGKMSGFIIGMLIFTTMISAGVGIASSNLFNLTAESIQAGDAETARGELLEQKLTEVENQTIPQKVLQFIPTNPFLDMTGGRPTSTLGVVIFSAFVGVAALQIKRKNQNKQRCSVKLSMHCMQSLCVS
- a CDS encoding RidA family protein, which translates into the protein MEKKVVFTEKAPAALGPYSQAIKVNGMVYTSGQLGFVPGTSELYTTVEEQTHQVFKNLQAVLEAAGTSLDKVVKTLVFLSDFNDFAVVNEVYAQYFEGDFPARSCVEVSRLVKDALVEIEVIAIAE
- a CDS encoding MFS transporter, translated to MSIINEDVSMKKTQEYSAKKAVPVTLLLFLLCLIIDNSFKIISVDMAKDFHISVTTVSWQATLAGLVIGIGAVVYAALADSVSIRKLFSIGIILICVGSAMGYIFQHSFLLVVISRIIQTAGLASAETLYVIFVTKHLPANEQKKFLGLSTSSFALSQLIGALTGGYVSTYFHWTTLFLLSLVTLFTLPFILKYLPKEEAKNSNVDVVGLFLVGSISASLLLYITDFNWIYLLLFIVAITLFLTYINKNSKAFIGISFFQNKQFISLLGVAFIIYSVQLAYIFLFPFLLEKIYGLKLDTISLLLIPGYIAATIIGALSGKVAKIMGSRQCITIAMSSIMVSLLLGGFFVKTSVVVFIISMILFSSSFAFMYAPLLDSCICTIEKEKTGTAIGFYNLTLNVAMSIGIAYTAAMMDHSAMRKNFLGIISNPDASMFSNILFILVLITLFSLSLYWVLVGRKATK
- a CDS encoding DUF4158 domain-containing protein, encoding MSNFYRIRKTFSPTPSEISWAKQKARNSFSQLGLLTMLKTFQCLNYFLPIRDTPPIIIEHIARKARLDLPEREEWSSYHRSGTGIRQIAMIREYRRAKIFNDQARQIMFNIMKTSVLEKDEKSDIINIAIDELVKHSYELPAFSTLTRAVDHVHAEAYRTLYQCIADALTIEEKQKIDQLFQSRECSTYSDWNVVKQDPGRPTLYQLRRWVLVQR
- a CDS encoding recombinase family protein; amino-acid sequence: MKYGYARVSTLNQDLENQIAALEKENCDCVYSEKFTGTKTDRPEFQKLLSQLKEGDTLIVTKLDRFARSTVDGIHTIENLFEKGVKVHILNMGLVENTPTGRLIFNIMSAFAEFERDMIVERTQEGKALAKLRADFREGRPKKYQKKQIEHALSLLNNHSYKEVEEKTGISKSTLTRAKRQLKKEQDT
- a CDS encoding AAA family ATPase: MPEQFYTDHGSDFTSNHLEQVAYKKANEIGLNADEKILETRSIFYTAPAVRATKMTDDIYTIGTRINLVRTMYKMINRGEEEYTTNAYEGIDLIIVDEIDRLKLQNLEQLRDIYDRNDLAMILIGMPGIEKRLARYPQLYSRIGFAHEFDKLSKDETHHILEYKWKELGLSIKLEDFSDYEAITSIIKITGGNFRLIQRLFTQIERILEINHLNTISTEVVEAARDSLVIGIK